The following coding sequences lie in one Acropora palmata chromosome 3, jaAcrPala1.3, whole genome shotgun sequence genomic window:
- the LOC141876356 gene encoding uncharacterized protein LOC141876356: MAIFFNENVRELLESKKLIVIGDSIQRSVYKDLICLWTQQDSRYLSEQELRAKGELSFLGDKLLQGGKLEGKMVNGVDYREVRQFSDGKVSFKYYFVTRSYSEHMMSILNELKTFQPDVIVMNSTFWDLHHYGDSDMSQYRENLATLLDQIKEAFPPSMLFIWNAALPLAERCKGGFLRKGFLTIPIDKIKTANKFAWMATTSQNKVYLDLFTELKDKDTFQQAEDGIHWGMRAHRKISNLILTEICKAWNWKIPDLPIHVAKHSNNRKPTALTWSSYYPVIDSWSGSPSSLSYEDYELDYYVPPAYWGMPSTTYHRYLTPSPLLPSPYSNGRARVSLNYNHPFTSSVLDRAREYQPFASPAPYMFPTRYLPIESVDLNFATPQAYFPGKTLLKPVVEVDPMHFSYHLRSGIAQGLLPTPLARSSVSYFNEGDRYRNRFKKLSNLRAQRNKSSTPSTSTPLTSNTTQSKQSATISPQNSVTKQNPEDLSKETTQKLPSDQGSEVLNEGISEVQSPENPTNNKNCEISATEIADHNNNKEEIESMNESCPRADVEGNVEVEGASDQKRELSTKTRILTSDNLVQNEGLSNGGSEGAGLKRKREVEDCGESNISKIARKESSDDHQGMKRKHPEDEVEDEHLQKCARNDGNHLVGKDASAIQSTQVSPFKDAEENVAKEIQAEIPNFPDIPQDIRCSLSYDSFI; the protein is encoded by the coding sequence ATGGCCATATTTTTTAACGAGAATGTACGCGAGCTTCTGGAAAGCAAGAAACTTATTGTTATTGGCGACTCTATCCAACGGTCTGTGTACAAAGACCTAATTTGCTTATGGACACAACAAGACAGTCGATATCTGTCGGAGCAGGAATTACGGGCGAAAGGagaactttcttttcttggcGATAAATTACTACAAGGGGGAAAGTTGGAAGGAAAAATGGTGAACGGTGTGGACTACAGGGAAGTTCGCCAGTTCTCAGATGGAAAGGTGTCTTTCAAGTATTACTTTGTGACAAGGTCCTACAGTGAGCACATGATGTCGATCttaaatgaactgaaaacatttCAGCCAGATGTCATTGTTATGAATTCCACATTTTGGGATTTACACCACTACGGCGACAGTGATATGTCGCAATATAGAGAGAATTTAGCCACTTTACTTGATCAGATTAAAGAAGCATTTCCCCCAAGCATGTTGTTCATCTGGAATGCTGCTCTTCCTTTGGCGGAAAGATGCAAAGGTGGTTTCCTTCGAAAAGGTTTCCTTACTATCCCAATTGACAAGATTAAAACCGCAAACAAATTTGCATGGATGGCTACAACCAGTCAAAATAAAGTCTACTTGGATTTATTCACTGAACTGAAAGATAAGGATACCTTCCAACAAGCTGAAGATGGTATTCATTGGGGTATGCGAGCTCACCGAAAGATTTCCAATCTCATTTTGACTGAGATTTGCAAAGCATGGAACTGGAAAATTCCAGACCTACCTATTCATGTTGCTAAACATTCAAACAACAGAAAACCCACTGCATTGACTTGGTCTAGCTATTATCCAGTTATTGACAGCTGGAGTGGTTCTCCCTCATCCTTAAGCTATGAAGACTATGAACTGGACTATTATGTCCCACCAGCCTACTGGGGAATGCCTTCCACCACCTATCACAGATATCTAACCCCCTCGCCTCTGTTACCAAGCCCATATAGCAATGGCCGAGCTCGTGTAAGCTTAAACTATAATCACCCATTCACTAGTAGTGTGTTAGATAGGGCTAGAGAATATCAACCTTTTGCCTCTCCAGCTCCATACATGTTCCCAACACGGTATCTACCAATAGAAAGTGTtgatttgaattttgcaacaCCTCAGGCATATTTTCCAGGCAAGACGTTGTTGAAACCCGTTGTTGAGGTAGACCCAATGCATTTTAGTTATCATCTTAGATCAGGTATAGCACAGGGATTGCTGCCAACGCCACTTGCTCGGTCATCAGTTAGCTATTTCAATGAAGGTGACCGGTATAGAAATCGCTTTAAGAAATTAAGTAATCTCAGAGCACAAAGAAACAAGTCAAGCACTCCTAGCACCAGTACACCACTAACTAGTAATACAACTCAGAGTAAGCAAAGTGCCACAATTTCCCCTCAAAATTCtgttacaaaacaaaatccaGAGGATCTTTCAAAAGAGACCACTCAAAAGTTACCCTCTGACCAAGGCTCTGAGGTTTTGAACGAAGGAATCTCTGAAGTGCAATCCCCTGAAAATCCTACCAATAACAAGAATTGTGAAATTTCGGCCACTGAAATTGCAGACCACAACAATAATAAGGAGGAGATTGAATCTATGAATGAGTCATGTCCCAGAGCAGATGTTGAGGGAAATGTAGAAGTAGAGGGAGCCTCTGATCAAAAACGTGAACTATCTACCAAGACTCGGATATTAACCAGTGACAATTTGGTCCAAAATGAAGGGCTTTCAAATGGGGGCTCAGAGGGGGCTGGATTGAAGCGCAAAAGGGAGGTGGAAGACTGCGGTGAatcaaatatttcaaagaTTGCTCGTAAAGAAAGCTCTGATGATCACCAAGGAATGAAGAGAAAGCATCCAGAGGATGAAGTTGAAGATGAACATCTGCAAAAGTGTGCACGTAACGATGGCAACCATCTTGTTGGCAAAGATGCAAGTGCTATTCAATCAACGCAAGTATCTCCTTTCAAGGATGCTGAAGAGAATGTTGCTAAAGAGATTCAGGCTGAAATTCCCAATTTTCCTGATATTCCCCAAGACATTAGATGCAGTTTATCGTACGACAGTTTTATTTAA